Proteins from a genomic interval of Thermus hydrothermalis:
- a CDS encoding NUDIX hydrolase, whose protein sequence is MNPWKRLSLEEILSEPVRLVRERVRTHTGKELTYIYRPGPVAASFVLPVTERATALLIRQYRHPTGKFLLEVPAGKVDAGETPEEAARRELLEEVGARAKEVIPLPPFHPQPSFTAVVFHPFLALGAEVVAAPSLEDGELLEPVELSLRELYALLERGEVQDAATALTLFYARPHLHSLGLL, encoded by the coding sequence ATGAACCCCTGGAAGCGGCTTTCCCTGGAGGAGATCCTTTCCGAGCCCGTGCGCCTGGTGCGGGAACGGGTAAGGACCCACACGGGTAAGGAACTCACCTACATCTACCGCCCAGGGCCGGTGGCGGCGAGTTTCGTGCTGCCGGTTACGGAAAGGGCCACCGCCCTCCTCATCCGCCAGTACCGCCACCCCACGGGGAAGTTCCTCCTGGAGGTGCCGGCGGGCAAGGTGGACGCCGGGGAAACCCCGGAGGAGGCGGCGCGGCGGGAACTCCTGGAGGAGGTGGGGGCACGGGCCAAGGAGGTCATCCCCCTTCCCCCCTTCCACCCCCAGCCCTCCTTCACCGCCGTGGTCTTCCACCCCTTCCTGGCCCTGGGGGCGGAGGTGGTGGCGGCCCCGAGCCTCGAGGACGGGGAGCTCTTGGAACCCGTGGAGCTTTCCCTTCGGGAGCTCTACGCCCTTCTGGAAAGGGGCGAGGTCCAGGACGCCGCCACCGCCCTCACCCTCTTCTACGCCAGGCCCCACCTGCACTCCCTGGGCCTCCTTTAG
- a CDS encoding GatB/YqeY domain-containing protein, with protein sequence MTIYEAIKETIKEAMKARDQKTLDFARVVKAELDRKGDGKPLPDAEAVKVLKALREIALEQGNAFEVAFLDRFLPKEMTEEEIEAWIRENLDLSQFKNPLAAIGAVTKALGPRAPGERVRRVIERMTS encoded by the coding sequence ATGACCATCTACGAGGCCATCAAGGAAACCATCAAGGAGGCCATGAAGGCCCGGGACCAGAAGACCCTGGACTTCGCCCGGGTGGTGAAGGCGGAGTTGGACCGCAAAGGGGACGGCAAGCCCCTCCCCGACGCCGAGGCGGTGAAGGTGCTAAAGGCGCTTCGGGAGATCGCCCTGGAGCAGGGGAACGCCTTTGAGGTGGCGTTTCTGGACCGCTTCCTGCCCAAGGAGATGACCGAGGAGGAGATAGAGGCCTGGATCCGGGAAAACCTGGACCTCTCCCAGTTCAAAAACCCTTTAGCGGCCATCGGGGCCGTGACCAAGGCCTTGGGCCCCAGGGCCCCTGGGGAGAGGGTCCGGCGGGTCATTGAGCGCATGACCTCATGA